A genomic segment from Thermostichus lividus PCC 6715 encodes:
- a CDS encoding AAA family ATPase gives MRDPLQQLVTNLGQVMVGKETALELVLVGLLAAGHVLLEDVPGVGKTLLAKALARSLGGSFQRIQATPDLLPTDLSGTNIWNPKTAEFEFRPGPVFCNILLADEINRATPRTQSALLEVMEEYQVTIDGVTYPLPQPFFVIATQNPVEYQGTFPLPEAQLDRFALCLSLGYPTEEEELQMLQRLRGGLDINQLSPCLSLSEIEQLRQQVLQVRVEPVVQKYILSLVRSTRHSDRITLGVSPRGTVMLQRTAQALAFLCDRDYVVPDDVKRLAPHVLGHRLITTAGRSNLGVVAELLDAVPVP, from the coding sequence ATGCGTGATCCCCTACAGCAATTGGTGACCAATCTGGGTCAAGTGATGGTGGGCAAGGAAACTGCTCTTGAATTAGTGCTGGTGGGCTTACTGGCGGCGGGGCACGTGCTGCTCGAAGATGTGCCTGGTGTCGGTAAAACGCTCTTGGCTAAAGCCTTGGCACGCTCCCTTGGCGGTTCCTTTCAGCGCATTCAAGCCACCCCTGATCTCCTGCCAACGGATTTATCGGGCACAAATATCTGGAACCCGAAAACCGCTGAATTTGAATTCCGTCCGGGGCCAGTCTTTTGCAACATTCTGCTGGCGGACGAAATCAACCGGGCTACACCGCGCACGCAGTCGGCCTTACTCGAGGTGATGGAAGAGTACCAAGTCACCATTGACGGGGTCACCTACCCGTTGCCCCAGCCCTTTTTTGTGATTGCCACCCAAAACCCGGTGGAGTACCAAGGTACGTTTCCGCTGCCTGAGGCACAGCTCGATCGCTTTGCCCTCTGTCTGAGCTTGGGGTACCCCACTGAAGAGGAAGAGCTACAAATGCTCCAGCGCCTGCGGGGAGGCTTAGATATAAACCAGCTTAGTCCCTGCTTAAGTCTCAGTGAGATTGAACAGTTGCGCCAGCAGGTTCTGCAGGTACGGGTTGAGCCGGTTGTGCAAAAGTACATTCTTAGCCTTGTCCGCAGCACTCGCCACAGCGATCGCATTACCCTAGGTGTTAGCCCCCGCGGCACCGTTATGCTCCAGCGCACGGCTCAAGCCTTGGCCTTTCTCTGTGATCGGGATTATGTTGTTCCTGATGATGTGAAACGCCTCGCCCCTCACGTTCTGGGACATCGTCTAATTACCACTGCTGGTCGCTCCAATTTAGGAGTTGTTGCCGAGTTACTGGACGCTGTGCCTGTGCCCTAG
- a CDS encoding DMT family transporter produces the protein MSASSPPRWCIALILALGVLAVSTAAVLVRWGTQGLSTDSFGTTVGFSMLLAAGRLSLAAIFLSPQLFYWPWPDLGDRNLRYALLAGGALAAHFSLWFTSLSYTSVAASTTLVTTTPIWSALISYVWLQQTLKPRTMLGMGIALMGSALIGWGEPTSAAASHPLLGNALALAAAWAVSLYFLWSQRAQATGLHIHRYALIAYSTAAILLLPMPLLLGVPYTGWPRTLYLAIVLLALIPQLVGHTSLNWGVRWLSPTWVTLLVLAEPVAASLFALLLFGEVPALSVVVGGAIVLMGLTISLWPYQRIGSGSNS, from the coding sequence ATGTCGGCAAGTAGTCCACCCCGCTGGTGCATTGCCCTCATCCTAGCCTTGGGGGTGCTGGCGGTTTCTACGGCAGCGGTGTTAGTGCGCTGGGGCACCCAAGGGCTGAGCACTGACTCCTTTGGCACCACCGTAGGCTTTAGTATGCTGCTGGCAGCGGGACGGCTGTCCTTGGCGGCTATTTTTCTGTCCCCACAACTGTTTTACTGGCCGTGGCCCGACCTAGGCGATCGCAACCTGCGCTACGCATTGCTGGCGGGGGGTGCGTTGGCGGCTCATTTTAGCCTTTGGTTTACCTCCCTCAGTTACACGTCAGTGGCGGCCTCCACTACCCTAGTCACCACAACCCCCATCTGGTCAGCACTCATCAGTTACGTTTGGTTGCAGCAAACCCTAAAACCCCGGACGATGCTAGGCATGGGGATAGCCTTGATGGGCAGTGCCCTGATTGGCTGGGGCGAACCCACCAGTGCTGCCGCAAGCCACCCCCTGCTGGGGAATGCGTTAGCATTAGCGGCAGCTTGGGCGGTCAGCCTATACTTCCTGTGGAGCCAGCGTGCCCAAGCGACTGGGCTGCACATCCACCGTTACGCATTGATTGCCTATTCCACTGCGGCGATTCTCTTACTGCCCATGCCACTGCTGCTAGGGGTCCCCTACACGGGTTGGCCCAGAACGCTGTATCTGGCTATCGTCCTGCTGGCACTCATTCCGCAGCTAGTTGGCCACACCAGCTTGAATTGGGGGGTGCGGTGGCTGTCTCCCACGTGGGTTACGCTTCTTGTGCTGGCAGAACCCGTCGCCGCCAGCTTATTTGCGTTGCTCTTATTTGGGGAGGTACCGGCGCTATCGGTGGTTGTCGGTGGCGCAATTGTCCTGATGGGGCTAACCATCTCCCTATGGCCTTATCAGAGGATAGGGTCTGGGAGCAATTCCTAG
- a CDS encoding pseudouridine synthase has product MLGLPLEVPLVYRYVILNKPYRVLCQFQDERGRQTLKDYVPIPDIYAVGRLDYDSEGLVLLTNDGRLQHRLTDPRYRHPRTYWVQVEGHPTPEALEHLRQGVLIRGDRTLPATVTVLPEAPALPPRTPPIRFRRYIPTAWLSITLREGRNRQVRRMTAAVGFPTLRLVRVALGCLELNDLAPGCWRHLTPQEVTHLRRLCSLEPVLYKICDYDSFQRPSTG; this is encoded by the coding sequence ATGCTAGGGTTGCCACTGGAGGTTCCCTTGGTCTATCGCTACGTCATCTTGAATAAGCCCTACCGGGTCTTATGCCAATTTCAGGATGAACGGGGTCGGCAAACCCTCAAGGACTACGTCCCCATTCCTGATATTTATGCGGTGGGTCGCCTCGACTATGATAGCGAAGGCTTGGTGTTGCTCACGAACGATGGGCGCCTACAACACCGCCTGACTGACCCCCGCTACCGCCATCCCCGGACTTACTGGGTACAGGTGGAAGGGCACCCTACGCCTGAGGCTCTGGAACACCTTCGCCAAGGGGTACTGATTCGAGGCGATCGCACCCTGCCGGCCACTGTTACGGTTCTACCTGAGGCTCCCGCTTTACCGCCACGGACGCCACCGATTCGGTTTCGCCGCTATATTCCTACGGCGTGGCTCAGCATCACCTTACGGGAAGGGCGTAATCGACAGGTGCGGCGCATGACTGCTGCTGTTGGCTTCCCCACGCTTCGTTTGGTGCGGGTTGCTCTTGGTTGCCTTGAACTGAACGATCTTGCACCCGGCTGCTGGCGGCATTTGACCCCCCAAGAGGTGACACACTTGCGACGGTTGTGCTCTTTAGAGCCTGTTCTGTATAAAATTTGTGATTATGACTCATTCCAAAGACCCTCAACAGGCTGA
- a CDS encoding response regulator receiver protein translates to MKPTVLMTQAVQRQGEIWHSILSSQNITVIWESLDGDILGVLEQMETAGLTLPNLLLLDLGMTVTNPYRFCQVAQSRFPSLPIVITVGQERQISSAERRWALRLGATDLLPGIQESTLIATAVSHLTRILELLDALPIQQDALMESLSRLSAPLQSPPPPAPSPTVEPAAPEPSQSMQQYRGVGTVADTSTLPKGDEDGQRRRRYRGSSY, encoded by the coding sequence ATGAAACCCACCGTACTAATGACGCAAGCGGTTCAACGTCAGGGGGAAATTTGGCATAGTATTCTCAGTAGTCAAAACATCACGGTCATCTGGGAAAGCCTCGATGGTGACATTCTGGGCGTATTAGAGCAAATGGAAACCGCTGGTTTGACCCTGCCCAACTTGCTCTTGTTGGATCTAGGGATGACCGTAACCAATCCCTACCGGTTTTGTCAGGTTGCCCAGTCTCGCTTTCCATCGCTGCCGATTGTGATTACCGTGGGTCAAGAACGCCAAATTAGCAGTGCCGAACGCCGTTGGGCATTACGCCTCGGCGCGACCGATCTACTCCCAGGTATTCAAGAGTCCACCCTGATTGCTACGGCGGTGTCCCACCTCACCCGTATTCTAGAGTTGCTGGATGCGCTGCCCATTCAGCAGGATGCCTTGATGGAGAGTTTGAGTCGCCTCTCAGCCCCCCTGCAATCTCCCCCCCCGCCAGCGCCGTCACCCACGGTCGAACCCGCTGCACCTGAACCGTCCCAAAGTATGCAGCAGTACCGCGGAGTTGGTACTGTTGCAGACACCAGCACCTTACCCAAAGGGGATGAAGATGGTCAGCGTCGCCGCCGTTACCGTGGCTCAAGCTATTAG
- a CDS encoding aspartate kinase, with protein MGLIVQKYGGTSVGSVERIQAVAQRVQATVAAGHQVVVVVSAMGKTTDSLVELARAITPHPSQREMDMLLSTGEQVSIALLTMALHALGEAAISLTGAQVGIVTEPAHTRARILHIETQRLERHLKDGQVVVVAGFQGITADADFEVTTLGRGGSDTSAVALAAALRADCCEIYTDVPGILTTDPRLVPTAQLMAEITCDEMLELASLGAKVLHPRAVEIARNYGVDLVVRSSWSDDPGTRVVAPRRSPRPVENLELGKPVDGVALDTDQAKVALLRVADRPGVAAQLFGELARQNLDVDLIIQSIHEGQTNDIAFTVQKAALNQAEAVATAFYPRLNPHQVVQETDVLVDRDIAKVSITGAGMIGRPGVAAQMFSALAAAGINLQMISTSEVNVSCTVAAADAGRAIAVLTQTFGVEADSACPQQTTAAPPVRGVALDAKQARLAIRDVPDRPGMAAAIFQSLADAGISVDMIIQSQRSRSLAGVMSRDIAFTVAAADADRAEALLQDLQPKLGYTEVLVDRAIAKVSIVGVGMIHRPGIAAQMFAALAQESINIQMIATSEIRVSCVVAATDGVRALQAVHSAFGLDGDTPIPIPNVGK; from the coding sequence ATGGGACTCATTGTACAAAAGTACGGCGGCACCTCCGTCGGTAGTGTAGAGCGTATCCAAGCCGTAGCACAGCGGGTGCAGGCAACGGTGGCAGCGGGGCATCAGGTGGTGGTGGTGGTCTCCGCGATGGGCAAAACCACCGACAGTCTTGTGGAACTGGCGCGAGCCATTACCCCCCACCCCAGTCAGCGGGAAATGGATATGCTGCTGTCAACGGGCGAGCAGGTCTCGATTGCCCTATTGACCATGGCGCTCCATGCCCTTGGGGAAGCGGCGATTTCCTTGACGGGGGCACAGGTGGGGATTGTCACTGAACCCGCCCATACCCGTGCCCGCATTCTGCACATCGAAACCCAACGCCTTGAGCGGCACCTCAAGGATGGCCAAGTAGTTGTGGTGGCAGGTTTTCAGGGGATTACTGCCGATGCAGATTTTGAGGTCACGACCCTTGGTCGCGGTGGCTCTGACACGTCGGCTGTGGCCTTGGCGGCTGCCCTGCGGGCGGATTGTTGCGAGATTTATACCGATGTGCCGGGCATTTTAACCACCGATCCACGGCTGGTACCCACTGCCCAACTGATGGCCGAAATTACCTGCGATGAGATGCTGGAGTTGGCGAGCCTAGGGGCAAAGGTGTTGCATCCACGGGCGGTGGAAATTGCCCGCAATTACGGCGTTGATCTGGTTGTGCGCTCCAGTTGGAGTGACGATCCGGGAACACGGGTCGTTGCACCCCGGCGATCGCCCCGTCCAGTTGAAAACCTAGAACTAGGCAAGCCGGTGGATGGGGTGGCCTTGGATACGGATCAAGCCAAAGTGGCGCTGCTACGGGTGGCGGATCGCCCCGGGGTGGCCGCCCAGCTCTTTGGTGAATTGGCCCGCCAAAACCTTGATGTGGACTTGATTATTCAATCGATCCACGAAGGGCAAACCAACGATATTGCCTTTACCGTGCAAAAGGCGGCACTCAACCAAGCAGAGGCCGTGGCCACGGCCTTTTATCCACGGTTGAACCCCCACCAAGTGGTGCAGGAAACGGATGTTCTTGTGGATCGCGATATTGCCAAAGTCAGTATTACCGGCGCAGGGATGATTGGTCGCCCTGGGGTGGCCGCGCAAATGTTTTCGGCTTTAGCCGCTGCTGGCATTAACCTCCAGATGATTTCCACATCGGAAGTGAATGTGAGTTGCACGGTGGCAGCAGCAGATGCGGGGCGTGCCATTGCGGTGCTGACTCAAACCTTTGGCGTGGAGGCTGACTCTGCCTGCCCCCAACAGACGACGGCAGCACCGCCGGTACGGGGGGTTGCCCTTGACGCAAAGCAGGCGCGGCTGGCGATTCGCGATGTGCCCGATCGCCCTGGGATGGCAGCAGCTATCTTTCAGAGCCTTGCGGATGCGGGGATTAGTGTGGACATGATCATTCAATCCCAGCGATCGCGATCCCTCGCAGGGGTGATGAGTCGGGATATTGCCTTTACGGTGGCAGCAGCAGATGCCGATCGCGCCGAAGCCTTACTCCAAGACCTGCAACCCAAGCTAGGCTACACCGAGGTGTTAGTGGATCGGGCGATCGCCAAGGTCAGCATTGTCGGCGTGGGGATGATTCACCGTCCGGGCATTGCCGCCCAAATGTTTGCGGCGCTTGCCCAGGAAAGCATCAACATTCAGATGATTGCCACCTCAGAAATTCGAGTCAGTTGTGTCGTGGCGGCCACCGATGGCGTTCGCGCCCTGCAAGCGGTTCACAGTGCCTTTGGCCTCGATGGCGACACACCGATCCCCATTCCCAATGTCGGCAAGTAG
- a CDS encoding DUF3493 domain-containing protein gives MTHSKDPQQADFRQRLRSETQAPYRGLRRVFYGVFAASGLMGGFILSLKWLAGTAPADVGWSLALQLGVVAVMVALWRWDQPRSPQRSSGTVPPKIDPPD, from the coding sequence ATGACTCATTCCAAAGACCCTCAACAGGCTGATTTTCGGCAGCGGCTGCGCTCAGAAACTCAGGCACCCTATCGCGGGCTACGGCGCGTTTTTTATGGCGTTTTTGCAGCTTCAGGGCTAATGGGCGGCTTCATCCTTAGCTTGAAGTGGCTGGCAGGGACTGCTCCGGCAGATGTGGGCTGGAGTTTGGCTTTGCAGCTAGGGGTTGTTGCCGTGATGGTTGCCCTATGGCGATGGGATCAGCCGCGATCGCCCCAACGCTCTAGTGGCACTGTGCCACCAAAAATCGATCCACCCGATTGA
- the prmC gene encoding peptide chain release factor N(5)-glutamine methyltransferase, with the protein MLAFSELTPLDLTLHSYRSQPSLPLRLPLAELSYRWQQRWQQRVPLQYLLGCAYWRDLELTVTPSVLIPRPETEELLEWVDRWVPVHQQQGHWLDLGTGSGAIALGLARLWPQVQLHAVDRSAAALAVAKINIQRYRLGDRIHCHQGSWFEPIAPLKGQVQGIISNPPYIPTAMIARLQPEVQYHEPHLALDGGSDGLAAVRLLVQAAPAYLLPQGWLFIELMAGQGKSARAIATATGAYQQVHICPDINRVDRFLVAQCH; encoded by the coding sequence TTGCTTGCGTTCAGTGAGTTAACCCCCCTCGACCTGACCCTGCACAGTTACCGCAGCCAGCCTTCTCTACCCTTAAGACTGCCCCTTGCCGAACTCAGTTATCGCTGGCAACAACGCTGGCAACAACGGGTGCCGCTGCAGTACCTTCTGGGATGTGCCTACTGGCGAGATCTGGAATTGACAGTGACCCCTAGTGTCTTGATTCCGCGACCAGAAACCGAGGAACTGCTGGAGTGGGTTGACCGCTGGGTTCCTGTTCATCAACAGCAGGGGCACTGGCTGGATTTAGGTACCGGTAGCGGGGCGATCGCCTTGGGACTGGCGCGCCTATGGCCACAAGTCCAGCTTCATGCAGTTGATCGCAGTGCTGCTGCCCTAGCCGTAGCAAAAATTAATATTCAGCGCTACCGGTTGGGCGATCGCATTCACTGCCACCAAGGGAGTTGGTTTGAGCCAATCGCCCCTCTCAAAGGTCAGGTACAGGGTATCATCAGTAACCCCCCCTATATTCCCACGGCCATGATTGCCCGCCTGCAACCGGAAGTGCAGTACCACGAGCCCCACCTTGCCCTTGATGGCGGCAGTGACGGGCTGGCAGCGGTGCGCCTCCTTGTGCAAGCTGCCCCCGCGTATTTGCTGCCCCAGGGGTGGCTCTTTATAGAACTCATGGCGGGGCAGGGGAAGTCGGCACGGGCGATCGCCACGGCCACCGGTGCCTATCAACAGGTGCACATCTGCCCTGATATCAATCGGGTGGATCGATTTTTGGTGGCACAGTGCCACTAG